The following are encoded together in the Pseudomonas maumuensis genome:
- a CDS encoding D-alanyl-D-alanine carboxypeptidase family protein, which yields MNITNLAKRLCLPVLLLITPAAFAAEQMMPAPPQLAAKSYVLMDASSGNVLVENNGDERLPPASLTKLMTAYIATLDIRRGQIGENDPVTVSENAWRTGGSRMFIKVGSQVTVSDLLHGIIIQSGNDASVALSEHIAGSEDAFADMMNKTATDLGMANSHFMNPTGLPNPEHYSSAHDMALLARAIINEDPAHYAIYSQKEFFWNNIKQPNRNLLLWRDKTVDGLKTGHTDEAGYCMVASAVRDGQRLIAVVFGTNSEQSRAAETQKLLTYGFRFFETQTFYQKGTELTQAQVWKGATNQVKAGLANDLTMTMPKGQLKRLQASMTMNPQLTAPIAKGDVIGKVEVKLDEKVVHSADLIALDGVEEAGFFGRMWDSIRLFFYGLFN from the coding sequence ATGAACATCACCAACCTTGCCAAACGACTTTGCCTGCCTGTTCTGCTGCTGATCACGCCTGCTGCTTTCGCAGCGGAGCAGATGATGCCGGCACCTCCACAACTGGCCGCCAAGTCCTATGTACTCATGGACGCGTCCAGCGGCAACGTGCTGGTCGAGAACAATGGTGACGAGCGCCTGCCGCCAGCCAGCCTGACCAAGCTGATGACCGCCTATATCGCCACCCTGGACATCCGTCGCGGCCAGATCGGCGAGAACGACCCGGTGACCGTCAGCGAGAACGCCTGGCGTACCGGCGGTTCGCGCATGTTCATCAAAGTCGGTAGCCAGGTGACCGTCAGCGACCTGCTGCACGGCATCATCATCCAGTCCGGCAACGATGCATCGGTCGCCCTGTCCGAGCACATCGCCGGCAGCGAAGATGCCTTCGCCGACATGATGAACAAAACCGCCACCGACCTGGGCATGGCCAATAGCCACTTCATGAACCCCACCGGCCTGCCGAACCCGGAGCACTACTCCTCGGCTCACGACATGGCCCTGCTGGCGCGCGCGATCATCAACGAAGATCCGGCGCACTACGCCATCTATTCGCAGAAAGAGTTCTTCTGGAACAACATCAAGCAGCCTAACCGCAACCTGCTGCTGTGGCGCGATAAGACGGTCGACGGCCTGAAGACCGGCCACACCGACGAAGCCGGTTACTGCATGGTCGCCTCGGCCGTACGTGATGGCCAGCGCCTGATCGCCGTGGTGTTCGGCACCAACAGCGAGCAGTCCCGCGCCGCCGAGACCCAGAAGCTGCTGACCTACGGCTTCCGCTTCTTCGAAACCCAGACCTTCTACCAGAAGGGTACCGAGCTGACTCAAGCCCAGGTTTGGAAAGGCGCGACCAACCAGGTCAAGGCCGGTCTGGCCAACGACCTGACCATGACCATGCCTAAAGGCCAATTGAAGCGCCTCCAGGCTTCGATGACCATGAACCCGCAACTCACCGCGCCGATCGCCAAAGGTGACGTGATCGGTAAAGTGGAAGTCAAACTGGACGAGAAGGTGGTTCATAGCGCTGACCTCATCGCCCTGGATGGTGTCGAGGAAGCTGGTTTCTTCGGCCGTATGTGGGACAGCATCCGCCTGTTCTTCTACGGTTTGTTCAACTGA
- a CDS encoding DUF493 domain-containing protein, producing MSEEDVKSHKIEFPCEDYPIKVIGDTVVGFRDTVIEILSKHAKVDLSTLAERQSKEGKYTTVQLHIVAESENQLHDINSALRATGIVKMVL from the coding sequence ATGAGCGAAGAAGACGTCAAGTCGCACAAGATCGAATTCCCCTGCGAGGATTACCCGATCAAGGTGATCGGCGATACCGTTGTCGGTTTCCGCGACACTGTGATCGAGATCCTCAGCAAGCACGCCAAGGTCGACCTGTCGACTCTGGCCGAACGCCAGAGCAAGGAAGGCAAGTACACCACGGTGCAACTGCATATCGTTGCCGAGAGCGAGAACCAACTGCACGACATCAACAGCGCCCTGCGCGCTACCGGCATCGTGAAAATGGTGCTGTGA
- the lipB gene encoding lipoyl(octanoyl) transferase LipB, with protein MPGVLGIRDLGLQPYEPVLEAMRRFTEQRGPDSLDEVWLVEHPPVFTQGQAGKAEHLLIPGEIPVVQTDRGGQVTYHGPGQLVAYLLLDVRRLSIGVRELVSRIELTLIDLLASYGVQAVAKPDAPGVYVDGAKIASLGLRIRNGRSFHGLALNVDMDLAPFRRINPCGYAGLAMTQLRDLAGPIELIEVRTRLRGQLVKHLDYAEQTTLTGGID; from the coding sequence ATGCCTGGCGTGCTCGGTATTCGCGATCTTGGCCTGCAGCCCTATGAACCGGTGCTGGAGGCCATGCGTCGCTTTACCGAGCAGCGCGGCCCGGACAGCCTGGACGAAGTCTGGCTGGTCGAGCATCCTCCGGTGTTCACCCAGGGCCAGGCCGGCAAGGCCGAGCACCTGCTGATACCTGGCGAGATACCGGTGGTGCAGACCGACCGCGGTGGGCAGGTCACCTACCATGGCCCCGGCCAGTTGGTGGCCTACCTGCTGTTGGACGTGCGCCGTCTGAGTATCGGTGTGCGCGAGTTGGTCAGCCGCATCGAGCTGACCCTCATCGACCTGCTCGCCAGTTACGGTGTGCAGGCGGTGGCCAAGCCCGATGCCCCGGGCGTCTACGTCGATGGCGCGAAGATCGCGTCACTTGGCCTTCGAATTCGCAATGGCCGTTCGTTTCACGGCCTTGCCCTGAACGTGGACATGGACCTTGCGCCATTCCGCCGAATCAACCCCTGTGGGTATGCGGGGCTGGCCATGACCCAGCTGCGCGACCTGGCAGGCCCGATCGAACTCATTGAGGTCAGGACAAGGCTGCGCGGACAGCTGGTCAAGCACCTCGACTATGCTGAGCAGACGACCCTGACGGGCGGAATCGACTGA
- the lipA gene encoding lipoyl synthase: protein MTTVQEAVPNLIPTQDVTPRPAPKKVEAGVKLRGADKVARIPVKIIPTEELPKKPDWIRVRIPVSPEVDRIKQLLRKHKLHSVCEEASCPNLGECFSGGTATFMIMGDICTRRCPFCDVGHGRPKPLDLDEPKNLAVAIADLRLKYVVITSVDRDDLRDGGAQHFADCIREIRALSPGVQLETLVPDYRGRMDVALEITAQTPPDVFNHNLETVPRLYKAARPGSDYDWSLDLLQKFKQMVPHVPTKSGLMLGLGETDEEVIEVMHRMREHDIDMLTLGQYLQPSRNHLPVQRFVHPDTFAWFAEEGYKMGFKNVASGPLVRSSYHADQQAHEAKIKL, encoded by the coding sequence ATGACAACTGTGCAAGAAGCCGTGCCGAACCTGATCCCGACGCAAGACGTCACCCCGCGCCCTGCTCCTAAGAAAGTGGAAGCCGGCGTGAAGCTGCGTGGCGCCGACAAGGTGGCACGTATCCCGGTGAAGATCATCCCCACCGAAGAGCTACCGAAAAAGCCCGACTGGATCCGCGTGCGCATTCCGGTTTCCCCGGAAGTCGACCGCATCAAGCAACTGCTGCGCAAGCACAAGCTGCACAGCGTCTGCGAAGAAGCCTCCTGCCCGAACCTGGGCGAGTGCTTCTCCGGCGGTACCGCGACCTTCATGATCATGGGCGACATCTGCACCCGCCGCTGCCCGTTCTGCGACGTCGGTCATGGGCGGCCTAAGCCGCTGGACCTGGACGAGCCGAAGAACCTGGCTGTGGCCATCGCCGACCTGCGCCTGAAGTACGTGGTGATCACCTCGGTGGACCGCGACGACCTGCGTGACGGCGGTGCCCAGCACTTCGCCGACTGCATCCGCGAGATCCGCGCGCTGTCGCCGGGCGTGCAGCTTGAGACCCTGGTGCCGGACTACCGTGGCCGTATGGACGTGGCGCTGGAAATCACCGCGCAGACCCCGCCGGACGTGTTCAACCACAACCTCGAGACCGTACCGCGCCTGTACAAGGCTGCGCGTCCAGGTTCGGACTACGACTGGTCGCTGGACCTGCTGCAGAAGTTCAAGCAGATGGTCCCGCACGTACCGACCAAGTCCGGCCTGATGCTGGGCCTGGGCGAGACCGACGAGGAGGTCATCGAGGTCATGCACCGCATGCGCGAGCACGATATCGACATGCTCACCCTCGGCCAGTACCTGCAGCCGTCGCGCAACCACTTGCCGGTACAGCGCTTCGTGCACCCGGACACCTTCGCCTGGTTCGCCGAGGAAGGTTACAAGATGGGCTTCAAGAACGTCGCCTCCGGCCCGCTGGTACGCTCGTCGTATCATGCCGACCAGCAGGCCCACGAAGCCAAGATCAAGCTCTGA
- a CDS encoding S66 peptidase family protein, giving the protein MNCLKTAEYLLPKALPDNARFAIVAPAGPARLDTDKARQWFDSRGQQCRIYPGVLQADGYLAGSDEQRLRDLHDAFSAPDIDAILCMRGGYGSMRLLDRIDFELIRRNPKPLVGYSDITALHSAINRHAGLLAFHGAMLNADLLGGKLEPTVSSMLGQLRGRLGAGDVIDHPAAFPLSSVVPGVASGRLVGGNLSLLGSTLGTLAEVDTQDSILFIEDVNEPLYRVDRLLTQLRLAGKLEGVRGVLVGDFAGITVAAMTPLLLDIFGPLGVPVLAGWRSGHCDPNLCLPLGARVKLDSERQCLVLAQDLAKA; this is encoded by the coding sequence ATGAATTGCCTGAAAACTGCTGAATACCTGTTGCCCAAGGCCTTGCCTGACAACGCCCGTTTCGCCATCGTCGCCCCGGCCGGGCCGGCGCGGCTTGATACCGACAAGGCCCGCCAGTGGTTCGACAGCCGTGGCCAGCAGTGCCGCATCTACCCTGGGGTGCTGCAGGCGGACGGTTACCTCGCCGGCAGCGACGAGCAGCGTTTGCGTGACCTGCACGATGCGTTCAGCGCCCCGGACATCGATGCCATCCTGTGCATGCGCGGCGGCTACGGCAGCATGCGTTTGCTGGATCGCATCGACTTCGAGCTAATCCGTCGCAATCCCAAGCCGCTGGTGGGTTACAGCGACATTACCGCTCTGCATTCGGCGATCAACCGGCATGCCGGGCTGCTGGCCTTCCATGGCGCCATGCTCAATGCCGACCTGTTAGGGGGCAAGCTCGAGCCTACCGTCAGCTCAATGCTCGGTCAGCTGCGGGGGCGGCTGGGCGCGGGCGATGTGATCGACCATCCTGCGGCGTTTCCGCTCTCCAGCGTGGTGCCTGGGGTTGCCAGCGGGCGTCTGGTCGGTGGCAACCTGTCGCTGCTTGGCAGCACATTGGGGACGCTGGCGGAAGTCGACACCCAGGACAGCATCCTGTTCATCGAAGACGTCAACGAGCCGCTCTACCGTGTCGACCGGTTGCTGACCCAGCTACGCCTGGCCGGCAAGCTGGAAGGGGTGCGCGGGGTGCTGGTGGGGGATTTTGCCGGGATCACCGTGGCGGCCATGACGCCTTTGCTGCTAGACATCTTCGGCCCGCTTGGGGTGCCGGTGCTGGCGGGGTGGCGCAGTGGACATTGTGACCCGAATCTATGCCTGCCATTGGGCGCGCGGGTGAAGCTGGACAGCGAAAGACAGTGCTTGGTCTTGGCACAGGATCTGGCCAAGGCGTGA
- a CDS encoding lytic murein transglycosylase codes for MPSRLTLRWQPRQLIAATSFILLVACAEKPTAADALPLAPAQPAPIVTLPGATPDSSSEIQPLQTFAQWQAGFREQALQAGISASLFDRAFLGVTPDMDVIKADRSQPEFTRPVWEYLDGALSPLRVRNGKKLLEQNAELLARIEQRYGVDRQVLVSVWGMESNFGQFQGSKSVIRSLATLAYEGRRPQFAQDQLIAALQILQNGDIQPDAMRGSWAGAMGQTQFIPTTYLTHAVDFDGDGRRDIWNSTADALASTAHYLQASGWKRGQPWGFEVQVPAGFDYWLADGSQRKSVSEWLQLGVKLPAGTVLPAGSNQLSAALLLPAGARGPAFLVLDNFRAILKYNNSSSYALAVSLLGDRFYGWGFIAGSWPKEDLPLSRSERIELQTLLNASGHEAGNPDGIIGANTRKAIRNAQQAQGWPADGYPTHKLLDSLRR; via the coding sequence ATGCCCTCTCGTCTCACTCTCCGCTGGCAACCCCGCCAGCTGATCGCGGCCACAAGCTTTATCCTGCTCGTCGCCTGCGCCGAGAAACCCACCGCCGCCGATGCCCTGCCGCTGGCACCCGCCCAGCCCGCACCGATCGTTACGCTGCCCGGCGCCACGCCCGATAGCAGCAGCGAAATCCAGCCCCTGCAAACCTTCGCCCAATGGCAGGCCGGTTTCCGCGAGCAAGCCCTGCAAGCCGGGATCAGCGCCAGCCTGTTCGACCGTGCCTTCCTCGGCGTCACCCCGGACATGGACGTGATCAAGGCCGACCGCAGCCAACCGGAGTTCACCCGCCCGGTCTGGGAATACCTGGACGGTGCCCTGTCGCCGCTGCGCGTACGCAACGGCAAGAAGCTGCTCGAACAGAATGCCGAGCTGCTGGCACGCATCGAGCAACGCTACGGCGTCGACCGCCAGGTGCTGGTCTCGGTGTGGGGCATGGAGAGCAACTTCGGCCAGTTCCAAGGCAGCAAGTCGGTGATCCGCTCGCTGGCCACCCTGGCCTATGAAGGCCGTCGCCCCCAGTTCGCCCAGGACCAGCTGATCGCCGCCCTGCAGATCCTGCAAAACGGCGACATCCAGCCTGACGCGATGCGCGGCTCCTGGGCCGGCGCCATGGGCCAGACCCAGTTCATCCCGACCACCTACCTCACCCACGCGGTGGATTTCGACGGTGATGGCCGCCGTGACATCTGGAACAGCACCGCCGACGCCCTGGCTTCCACCGCGCACTACTTGCAGGCGTCCGGCTGGAAACGTGGCCAGCCCTGGGGCTTCGAGGTGCAGGTGCCCGCCGGCTTCGACTACTGGCTGGCCGACGGCAGTCAGCGCAAGAGTGTCAGCGAATGGCTGCAGCTGGGCGTGAAACTGCCCGCCGGCACCGTGCTGCCTGCTGGCAGCAACCAATTGTCCGCTGCCCTGCTGCTGCCCGCCGGCGCCCGGGGCCCGGCGTTCCTGGTGCTGGACAACTTCCGCGCGATCCTCAAGTACAACAATTCGTCGTCGTACGCGCTGGCAGTAAGCCTGCTGGGTGATCGGTTCTACGGTTGGGGCTTCATCGCCGGAAGTTGGCCGAAAGAGGACTTGCCGCTAAGCCGCAGCGAGCGGATCGAGCTGCAAACCTTGCTCAACGCCAGTGGCCATGAGGCGGGCAATCCCGACGGGATTATCGGAGCCAATACCCGCAAGGCCATCCGCAACGCGCAACAAGCGCAGGGCTGGCCAGCGGATGGTTATCCGACCCACAAACTGCTCGACAGCCTGCGTCGCTAG
- the arfA gene encoding alternative ribosome rescue factor ArfA, giving the protein MSKKPKKHGPNKAKSIIAQPLFRCRQERPEKGKGSYRREAFQSRDWEASCFMAA; this is encoded by the coding sequence ATGAGCAAGAAGCCGAAAAAGCACGGCCCCAACAAGGCCAAGTCGATCATCGCCCAACCGCTGTTCCGCTGCCGCCAGGAACGACCGGAAAAAGGCAAAGGCAGCTACCGCCGCGAAGCCTTCCAATCGAGAGATTGGGAGGCTTCTTGCTTTATGGCCGCCTGA
- the holA gene encoding DNA polymerase III subunit delta has product MKLSPAQLNKHLQGQLAPVYIVSGDDPLLCQEAADAIRGAARQQGYDERQVFSADANFDWGNLLLAGASLSLFAQRRLLELRLPSGKPGDKGAAALMEYCANPAEDTLLLISLPKLDGSAQKTKWGKALTEGAHCQFIQIWPVDAQQLPQWINQRLSQAGLSAQRDAIDLIAARVEGNLLAAAQEIEKLKLLAEGNQITVETVQAAVADSARFDVFGLVDAILNGEAAHALRMLEGLRGEGVEPPVILWALARELRLLAGLAQQFSQGVPLDKAFSQARPPVWDKRRPLVSKALQRLSAQRWAMLLQDAQRIDAQIKGQAEGSPWTSLARLSLLMAGQRLALPAE; this is encoded by the coding sequence ATGAAGCTCTCCCCCGCCCAACTCAACAAGCACCTGCAAGGCCAGCTGGCGCCCGTCTATATCGTCAGCGGCGACGACCCGCTGCTGTGCCAGGAAGCCGCCGACGCCATCCGCGGCGCCGCGCGCCAACAGGGCTACGACGAACGCCAGGTGTTCAGCGCCGACGCCAACTTCGACTGGGGCAACCTGCTGCTGGCCGGCGCCAGCCTGTCGCTGTTCGCCCAACGCCGCCTGCTGGAACTGCGCCTGCCCTCGGGCAAGCCCGGCGACAAGGGCGCTGCCGCACTGATGGAGTACTGCGCCAACCCGGCCGAGGACACGCTGCTGCTGATCAGCCTGCCCAAGCTCGATGGCAGCGCGCAGAAAACCAAGTGGGGCAAGGCCTTGACCGAGGGCGCGCACTGCCAGTTCATCCAGATCTGGCCGGTGGATGCCCAGCAATTGCCGCAGTGGATCAACCAGCGCCTGTCCCAGGCCGGCCTGTCGGCCCAGCGCGATGCCATCGACCTGATCGCCGCTCGGGTCGAGGGCAACCTGCTGGCCGCCGCCCAGGAGATCGAGAAGCTCAAGCTGCTGGCCGAGGGCAACCAGATCACCGTCGAAACCGTCCAGGCCGCTGTCGCCGACAGCGCCCGCTTCGATGTGTTCGGGTTGGTCGATGCCATTCTCAATGGCGAAGCAGCCCATGCCCTGCGCATGCTCGAAGGGCTGCGCGGCGAAGGTGTCGAGCCGCCGGTCATTCTCTGGGCCCTGGCCCGCGAACTGCGCCTGCTGGCCGGCCTCGCGCAGCAGTTCAGCCAGGGTGTGCCGCTGGACAAGGCCTTCAGTCAGGCACGCCCACCGGTGTGGGACAAGCGTCGACCGCTGGTGAGCAAGGCCCTGCAGCGTCTCTCGGCGCAACGTTGGGCCATGCTGCTGCAGGATGCCCAACGCATCGATGCGCAGATCAAGGGGCAGGCCGAAGGCTCGCCGTGGACCAGCCTGGCGCGGTTGTCGCTGCTCATGGCCGGGCAGCGTCTGGCACTGCCTGCCGAGTGA
- the lptE gene encoding LPS-assembly lipoprotein LptE — MIKRNLLVMGLAVLLSACGFQLRGTGTNELSIKEIDLGARNEYGPTVMQLRRTLQSSGVKVYSGAPYKLVLTNEQETQRAATYSGGNRSAEYELTTVLNYTIEGQNDSMLLEDKLQVQKYYVYNGNNVNGSGQEANQVREEMRRDLVQGMMARLQQLTPERLDELQRKANERAEAEARALKEAQRIQDETPQQSPMEIPAP; from the coding sequence TGCGGTTTCCAGCTGCGCGGCACCGGCACCAACGAACTGAGCATCAAGGAAATCGACCTCGGCGCCCGTAACGAATACGGCCCAACCGTCATGCAGCTACGTCGCACCTTGCAAAGCAGCGGCGTGAAAGTCTATTCCGGCGCCCCCTACAAGCTGGTGCTCACCAACGAGCAGGAAACCCAGCGCGCTGCAACCTACAGCGGTGGCAACCGTTCGGCCGAGTACGAACTGACGACCGTGCTGAACTATACGATCGAAGGCCAGAACGACAGCATGCTGCTTGAAGACAAGCTGCAAGTGCAGAAGTACTACGTCTACAACGGCAACAACGTCAATGGTTCGGGCCAGGAAGCCAACCAAGTCCGTGAGGAAATGCGTCGCGATCTGGTGCAGGGCATGATGGCCCGCCTGCAGCAGCTGACCCCGGAACGCCTCGACGAACTGCAACGCAAGGCCAACGAGCGTGCCGAAGCGGAGGCTCGTGCGCTCAAGGAAGCCCAGCGCATCCAGGACGAGACGCCCCAGCAGTCGCCAATGGAAATCCCGGCTCCCTGA